A single region of the Garra rufa chromosome 6, GarRuf1.0, whole genome shotgun sequence genome encodes:
- the LOC141336293 gene encoding uncharacterized protein, translated as MQLRRYFRLKRLAIVNHSSPERIASSGAAGGAVSVWSRAEESQGFIAPLGFNARKPSFSSGVSLWREDRGHVRSLREAEDFFIFIFIFIIIVTDTEELLTKVSSIMVRTYKRKTNRASTAPDTMLKAVRQVLVFKKTIRGAAEEFGINYRTLARYCTKIPREEVEGSVEHPSCAVGFIGARQVFSPELESELVAYVLLAFDVYYTLPPRAIRKLAFQLAKSHQLQTPPSWRENKQASADWFASFLKRHPLLSVRTPEPASPHSFNRSQVEMFYSKMKTLTERHGFRPEDIWIMDEMGITTAQRPDRVLARKGLKQTSGVTSPDRGPLVSVACSISAAGHVMPPYFVFPRVQFREHFLTGAPTGSSGGAHLSGWMREEQFVDFLQHFTRQTKCTPDRPCLLLLDGHAAHLSIDGLNFAKANGVVSLSFPPHCSQHLERLVYDPFRKCVNAAVDSWMLGSPGRSITIHHVPGIVANALPLSATPDNITAAFRSCGIHPLNPNEPGLVTDGSIGSTANGSDSSGDANEHSIDPATAGQDSERTIDSQENNGCRLDWLSCGYSTAETCK; from the exons atgcaattacgacgataTTTTAGGctgaaacggcttgccatagtgaACCACAGTTCGCCGGAGAGGATCGCTTCATCCGGGGCAGCAGGGGGCGCAGTGAGCGTCTGGTCCCGCGCGGAAGAGTCTCAGGGCTTCATCGCTCCGCTG GGCTTTAATGCCCGTAAACCAAGCTTTTCTTCTGGTGTCTCGCTG TGGCGGGAAGACCGGGGTCACGTGAGATCTCTGAGGGAGGCTGAAGAtttcttcatcttcatcttcatcttcatcatcatcgtGACGGACACAGAGGAGCTGCTCACTAAAGTCAG CAGCATCATGGTGAGAACGTACAAAAGGAAGACCAACCGTGCGAGTACGGCTCCTGACACCATGCTGAAGGCCGTCCGGCAGGTTCTGGTGTTCAAGAAAACCATCCGCGGCGCGGCAGAAGAGTTCGGCATCAACTACCGTACTCTGGCCCGCTACTGCACCAAGATCCCCCGCGAGGAGGTGGAGGGAAGCGTGGAGCATCCCAGCTGCGCCGTGGGCTTCATCGGCGCCCGACAGGTGTTCAGCCCGGAGCTGGAGTCCGAACTCGTCGCCTACGTTTTACTGGCGTTTGACGTTTATTACACCCTCCCGCCCAGAGCCATCCGCAAACTGGCCTTCCAGCTAGCCAAGAGCCACCAGCTGCAAACGCCTCCCTCGTGGAGAGAGAACAAACAGGCCAGCGCCGACTGGTTCGCCAGTTTCCTAAAGAGACACCCGCTGCTGTCCGTCAGGACCCCTGAGCCGGCGAGTCCACACTCCTTCAACCGGAGTCAGGTGGAGATGTTTTACAGTAAGATGAAGACTCTGACGGAGCGCCACGGTTTCAGACCTGAGGATATATGGATCATGGATGAGATGGGCATCACTACGGCTCAGCGGCCGGATCGTGTGCTGGCCAGGAAAGGTCTGAAACAAACCAGCGGAGTGACGTCTCCTGACCGCGGACCCCTGGTGAGCGTCGCATGCTCCATCTCAGCCGCCGGTCACGTGATGCCGCCGTATTTCGTGTTCCCGCGAGTGCAGTTCAGGGAGCATTTCCTCACCGGTGCGCCAACGGGAAGCTCTGGCGGAGCTCATCTGAGCGGCTGGATGAGGGAGGAGCAGTTTGTGGACTTCCTGCAGCATTTCACACGACAGACCAAATGCACTCCGGACAGACCCTGCCTTCTGCTGCTGGACGGCCACGCCGCTCACCTGTCCATCGACGGTCTCAACTTCGCCAAAGCCAACGGAGTGGTGTCTCTGTCCTTCCCGCCGCACTGCTCTCAGCACCTGGAGCGCCTGGTTTACGATCCGTTCAGGAAGTGTGTGAACGCGGCTGTGGACAGCTGGATGCTCGGGAGTCCGGGGAGGAGCATCACCATTCATCACGTCCCGGGAATCGTGGCCAATGCGCTGCCTCTATCGGCCACACCGGACAACATCACCGCAGCCTTCAGATCCTGTGGGATTCACCCGCTCAACCCAAATGAACCGGGGTTGGTTACAGACGGTTCGATCGGTTCCACGGCCAATGGGTCAGACTCTAGCGGTGATGCAAATGAACACTCAATAGATCCAGCGACAGCAGGACAAGACTCTGAGCGAACGATTGACTCACAGGAGAACAACGGCTGCCGTCTGGACTGGCTCTCGTGCGGATACTCCACTGCAGAGACCTGCAAATAA
- the LOC141336125 gene encoding cytochrome P450 3A30-like codes for MSYGLFFSAETWALLILFVALLFIYGSWPHSLFKNLGIPGPKPLPFFGTMLEYKKGFHNFDLECFKKYGRVWGFYDARQPILSIMDQSIIKTILVKECYSLFTNRRNFRLNGQLYDAVSIVEDDDWRRIRSVLSPSFTSGRLKEMFGIMKTHSRILVDNLGKAVKRGGALDVKEFFGPYSMDVVTSTAFSVDIDSLNNPKDPFVTNIKKMLKFDFLNPVFLITALFPFITPVLDKMNFAFFPTSVTDFFYAALQKIKSERVADDHKKKRVDFLQLMVDSQTEGKTEQRSGDEHTEKGLSDHEILSQSMIFIFAGYETSSSTLSYFFYNMATNPEAMKKLQEEIDETFPNKAPVDYEAMMNMDYLDAALSESLRLFPVAGRLERVCKKTVDINGLLIPKDTVVMVPTYALHRDPDYWSDPESFKPERFTKGNKESIDPYMYMPFGLGPRNCIGMRFAQVTMKLAIVEILQRFDVSVCAETQVPLELGISGFLAPKDPIKLKLEPRKVSLSEDICNNNKS; via the exons ATGAGCTACGGTCTGTTCTTCTCCGCTGAAACATGGGCTCTGCTCATACTGTTTGTGGCACTTCTGTTCAT ATATGGCTCCTGGCCTCACAGTTTATTCAAGAACCTGGGCATCCCTGGACCCAAACCCCTTCCGTTCTTCGGAACAATGCTGGAATATAAGAAG GGGTTTCACAATTTTGATCTGGAGTGTTTCAAGAAGTATGGACGAGTCTGGGG ttTCTACGATGCGAGGCAGCCCATTCTGTCCATCATGGACCAATCCATCATCAAAACCATCCTGGTTAAAGAATGTTACTCTCTCTTCACCAACAGAAGG AACTTCCGTCTGAACGGGCAGCTGTACGACGCCGTGTCCATCGTTGAAGACGACGATTGGAGGAGGATCCGCAGCGTCCTCTCGCCCTCCTTCACCAGCGGGAGGTTAAAGGAG ATGTTTGGCATCATGAAGACACACTCTCGCATTCTGGTTGATAATCTGGGAAAGGCAGTGAAACGAGGAGGAGCTTTGGACGTAAAAGA GTTCTTCGGCCCATACAGTATGGATGTGGTGACCAGCACGGCGTTCAGCGTCGACATCGACTCTCTCAACAACCCTAAAGATCCATTTGTGACCAACATCAAGAAAATGCTGAAGTTTGACTTCCTGAACCCTGTGTTTCTGATCACCG CCTTATTTCCTTTCATCACCCCTGTCCTGGACAAAATGAATTTCGCCTTTTTCCCGACATCTGTGACTGATTTCTTCTACGCTGCCCTACAGAAGATCAAGTCCGAAAGAGTGGCCGATGACCACAAGAAG AAGCGGGTGGACTTCCTGCAGCTGATGGTTGATTCTCAGACAGAAGGGAAAACTGAGCAGAGAAGCGGCGATGAACACACAGAGAAAG GTCTGAGCGACCATGAGATCCTCTCGCAGTCCATGATCTTCATCTTCGCCGGGTACGAGACCAGCAGCAGCACTCTGTCCTACTTCTTCTACAATATGGCGACCAACCCAGAGGCCATGAAGAAACTGCAGGAGGAGATCGACGAGACCTTTCCTAATAAG GCTCCAGTGGACTATGAAGCCATGATGAACATGGACTATCTGGACGCGGCGCTGAGCGAGTCTCTCCGGCTGTTCCCCGTCGCTGGTCGCCTCGAGCGGGTCTGTAAGAAAACGGTGGATATCAACGGCCTCCTCATCCCTAAAGACACGGTGGTCATGGTCCCTACATACGCGCTCCACAGAGACCCGGATTACTGGAGCGACCCTGAGAGCTTCAAACCTGAGAG GTTCACTAAAGGCAATAAGGAGTCGATCGACCCCTACATGTACATGCCCTTCGGTCTCGGACCCAGGAACTGCATCGGGATGCGATTCGCTCAGGTGACCATGAAGCTGGCCATCGTGGAGATCCTGCAGAGGTTCGACGTCTCCGTGTGTGCCGAGACTCAG GTTCCTCTAGAGCTCGGCATCAGCGGTTTCCTGGCTCCCAAGGACCCCATCAAACTCAAGCTGGAGCCTCGGAAAGTTTCCCTCTCAGAAGACATTTGTAACAACAACAAATCGTGA
- the LOC141336126 gene encoding cytochrome P450 3A27-like, which produces MSYGLFFSAETWALLILFVALLFIYGSWPHSLFKNLGIPGPKPLPFIGTMLEYKKGFHTFDTECFKKYGRVWGFYDARQPVLSIMDQSIIKTILIKECYSFFTNRRNLGLNGQLYDAVSIIENNDWRRIRSVLSPSFTSGRLKEMFGIMKTHSRILVDNLGKAVKRGESVDIKELFGAYSMDVVTSTSFSVDIDSLNNPKDPFVTNIKKMLKFDLLNPVFMITGLFPFLTPVLEKMNVAFFPTSVTDFFYAALQKIKSERVADDHKKKRVDFLQLMVDSQTAGKSEHDEHPEKGLSDHEILSQSIVFILGGYETSSSALSYFFYSLATNPEAMKKLQEEVDQTFPNKAPVDYEGIMNMDYLDAALSESLRLYPIVGRLERVCKKTVDINGLLIPKDTVVMIPTFVLHRDPDYWSDPESFKPERFTKGNKESIDPYMYMPFGLGPRNCIGMRFAQVTMKLAIVEILQRFDVSVCAETQVPLEFGNGGFLIPKNPIKLKFKPRKVSLSEDICNNNKS; this is translated from the exons ATGAGCTACGGTCTGTTCTTCTCCGCCGAAACATGGGCTCTGCTCATACTGTTTGTGGCACTTCTGTTCAT ATATGGATCCTGGCCTCACAGTTTATTCAAGAACCTGGGCATCCCTGGACCCAAACCCCTTCCGTTTATCGGGACGATGCTGGAATATAAGAAG GGGTTTCATACATTTGATACGGAGTGTTTCAAGAAGTATGGACGAGTCTGGGG TTTCTACGATGCGAGGCAGCCCGTTCTGTCCATCATGGACCAATCCATCATCAAAACCATCCTGATTAAAGAATGTTACTCTTTCTTCACCAACAGAAGG AATTTAGGTCTGAACGGACAGCTGTATGACGCCGTGTCTATCATTGAAAACAACGATTGGAGGAGGATCCGCAGCGTCCTCTCGCCCTCCTTCACCAGCGGGAGGTTAAAGGAG ATGTTTGGCATCATGAAGACACACTCTCGCATTCTGGTTGATAATCTGGGAAAGGCAGTGAAACGAGGAGAAAGCGTGGATATTAAAGA GCTCTTTGGTGCATACAGTATGGATGTGGTGACCAGCACATCATTCAGCGTCGACATCGACTCTCTCAACAACCCTAAAGATCCATTTGTGACCAACATCAAGAAAATGCTGAAGTTTGACTTACTGAACCCTGTGTTCATGATCACCG GTTTATTTCCTTTCCTGACCCCTGTCCTGGAGAAAATGAATGTCGCCTTTTTCCCGACATCTGTGACCGATTTCTTCTACGCTGCCCTACAGAAGATCAAGTCCGAAAGAGTGGCCGATGACCACAAGAAG AAGCGGGTGGATTTCCTGCAACTGATGGTTGATTCTCAGACAGCAGGGAAATCTGAGCATGATGAACACCCAGAGAAAG GTCTGAGTGACCATGAGATCCTCTCGCAGTCCATAGTCTTCATCCTCGGAGGTTACGAGACCAGCAGCAGCGCTCTGTCCTACTTCTTCTACAGTCTGGCAACCAACCCAGAGGCCATGAAGAAACTGCAGGAGGAGGTCGACCAGACCTTTCCTAATAAG GCTCCGGTGGACTACGAAGGCATCATGAACATGGACTATCTGGACGCGGCACTGAGCGAGTCTCTCCGGCTGTACCCTATTGTTGGTCGCCTCGAGCGGGTCTGTAAGAAAACGGTGGATATCAACGGCCTCCTCATCCCTAAAGACACAGTGGTCATGATCCCGACCTTCGTCCTCCACAGAGACCCGGATTACTGGAGCGACCCAGAGAGCTTCAAACCTGAGAG GTTCACTAAAGGCAATAAGGAGTCGATCGACCCCTACATGTACATGCCCTTCGGTCTGGGACCCAGGAACTGCATCGGGATGCGATTCGCTCAGGTGACCATGAAGCTGGCCATCGTGGAGATCCTGCAGAGGTTCGACGTCTCCGTGTGTGCCGAGACTCAG GTTCCTCTAGAGTTCGGCAACGGTGGTTTCCTGATTCCCAAGAACCCTATCAAACTCAAGTTCAAGCCTCGGAAAGTTTCCCTCTCAGAAGACATTTGTAACAACAACAAATCTTAA